Part of the Streptomyces antimycoticus genome, GCCATCCGCTCCAGCAGATCGAAGGCGCGCTCCAGGGACTGGACGCCACCGGATCCGGCGGTGGTGGCGGCGGTCTTGGACTCGGCGGACGGCACGTCGGTGTTCCTTTCACAGCGGTCGGCACCGGCCCGCACACGGTGACAATCCGCTGCCGACCGGCCACGGGCAGCCTACCGGTCCCCGGCGACGCCCACAGCGGGCTTGCGCTTACTGTCCGCGCCGGTCACAGCGGGTGTGCCGGACCGGCCGGGCGGGGTTGGAGCATCGGCGAGGTGGGTGTGGAGCACCGGCCGGAGGGTCTTGACCGGGCCGTCCACCGAGTGAATCATTCAACAAAAAGTTGATTCCGTCTCGCGGAATCAGCGATGGCGGAGGCGAGGAGGGTGTCGGTGCCCGATGTGGAGCTGGTGCTGCGCTCGGCCAGGGTGGTCACGCCCGACGGCCTGGGCGCGGCCGCCGTATCCGTCGCCGACGGCCGCATCGTGGCCGTCGGGCCGTACGACACCCCGGACCCGGACGGCGCGAGGGTGGAGGACCTGGGCGATGACGTCCTGCTCCCCGGCCTCGTCGACACCCACGTCCATGTCAACGACCCCGGCCGCACCGCCTGGGAGGGGTTCGGCTCCGCCACCCGCGCCGCCGCGGCCGGCGGCGTCACCACCCTCATCGACATGCCGCTCAACAGCATCCCGCCGACCACCAGCGTCCAGGCGCTGGAGGTCAAACGGGCCGTCGCCCGGCGGTCGGCCCATGTCGACATCGGTTTTTGGGGCGGCGCCGTGCCCGGGAACGCCCCGGACCTGGAGCCGCTGCATCACGCGGGCGTCCTCGGCTTCAAGGCGTTCCTGCTCCCCTCCGGCGTGGACGAGTTCCCCCAGCTCGCCCCCGACCAGCTCGAAACCGCCCTCCGGGAGATCGCGGGCTTCGGCGGACTGCTCATCGTCCACGCCGAGGACCCCCACCTCATCGACGACGCCCCGCCGCCCGCCGGCCCCCGCTACGCCGACTTCCTCGCCTCACGCCCCCGTGCCGCCGAGAACGAGGCCATCGCGGGCCTCATCGCCCTCGCCCGCGCACTCGACGCCCGCGTCCACGTCCTGCATCTGTCGTCCGCCGACGCGCTGCCGCTGATCGCGGACGCACGGCGCGAGGGCGTCCGGATCACGGTGGAGACCTGCCCGCACTTCCTGACCCTCACCGCCGAGGAAGTCCCCGACGGCGCCACGGAGTTCAAATGCTGTCCGCCCATAAGGGAGGCCGCCAACCAGGACGCGCTGTGGGCGGGCCTGGCGGCCGGACAGATCGACTGCGTCGTCTCCGACCACTCGCCCTGTACGGCCGACCTCAAGGTGGGCGACTTCGGGCGGGCCTGGGGCGGCATCTCCTCGCTCCAGCTCGGCCTCCCCGCCGTCTGGACGGCGGCCCGGCGGCGCGGCCACACCCTCCACGACGTGGCCCGCTGGATGTCCACCGGCCCCGCCGCGCTCGTCGGTCTCGGCCGTAAGGGCGCCATCGAGGCCGGCCGCGACGCCGACTTCGCGGTCCTCGCCCCCGACGAGACCTTCACCGTCGACCCCGCCGCCCTCCACCACCGCAACCAGGTCACCGCCTACGCGGGCAGGACGCTGTACGGCGTCGTACGGTCCACTTGGCTGCGCGGCCGGAAGATCACCGACCATGGCGCGATCGCCGAGCGTGGCGCGGCGAGCGAACCCACCGGCCGACTCCTGGAAAGGCAGCCCCGCACATGACCGCGCCGATCCCCCGCTTCACCGGCGACGCCGCCCCGTACGGCGGTGGCGACCCCTACGCCGACTACCGGACCGCCGACCTCCCCTTCACCCACCTCGTGGACCTGGCCGACCGGCGGCTCGGCGGAAGCGTGGTCGCGGCCAACGACGAGTTCTTCGCCGAGCGCGAGAATCTGCTGAGGCCCGAGGCCCCGCACTTCGACCCCGCGGCCTTCGGCCACAAGGGCAAGGTCATGGACGGCTGGGAGACCCGGCGGCGGCGCGGGGCCTGCGCCGACACCCCGCATCCGGCCGAGGACGACCACGACTGGGCCCTGATCCGCCTCGGCGCGCCCGGGGTCGTCCACGGCATCGTCGTCGACACCGCCCACTTCCGCGGCAACTACCCGCAGGCGGTGAGCGTCGAGGCGACGGCGGTGGAGGGCGCCCCGTCCCCCGAGGAGCTTCTCGCCGACGACGTCGTGTGGACGGAACTCGTCCCCCGTACGCGGATCGGCGGCCACGCGGCCAACGGCTTCCCGGTCTCCGCGGGCCGCCGCTTCACCCACCTCCGCCTCAAGCAGCACCCCGACGGCGGCATCGCCCGCCTCCGCGTCCATGGCGAGGTCGCCCCCGACCCGGCGTGGCTCACCGCGCTCGGTACCTTCGACCTGGTGGCACTGGAGCACGGCGGCGCGGCCGAGGACGCCTCCGACCGCTTCTACTCCCCGCCCGCCAACTCCATCCAGCCCGGCCGCTCCCACAAGATGGACGAGGGCTGGGAGACCCGCCGCCGCCGGGACAACGGCCACGACTGGGTCCGCTACCGCCTCGCCGCCCAGGGGGCCATCCGCGCCGTGGAGATCGACACCGGCTGCTACAAGGGCAACGCACCGGGCTGGGCGGCGCTCTACGGCCTCGACGCCACCTCCGGCGCGGACCCGGCCGACCACACCTCCCCGGCCTGGACCGAACTCCTGCCCCGCACCCGCCTCCAGCCCGATACGGTCCACCGCTTCGTCCTCGACAGCGCCCCGCCGGTGACCCACGTCCGCATCGACATCTACCCGGACGGCGGCGTCGCCCGGCTGCGGCTGCACGGGACCCTGACCGAGCACGGCGCGCAGCGGCTCGCCACACGCCATGCGGAGCTGAGCGGCTAGCTCCCTCCCCGACGGGCCTCCCGCACCCGCTCCACATAACCGACCAACTCGGCCATCCGCTCGCCGGGCCAGGGCAGCCGGCCGCTGAGCTCGTCGCGCTGGTCCTGCCACATGCGCCGGGCCGCCGCCTTGCTCTCCGCCCGGGCCCGCTCACCGCCGCCGTGGAAGGACTCGCCCACCGCGTCCCAGCGCCGCACGAGCTCCCGTACGTCCGCGTCACCCACCGGAGTCCCGGCCTCCATATGCCCCAGCAACGCCTCCACGAGCCCGGCCCACTCGCTCTTGGCCGCCTCGACCGCCTCGGGCCCCAGCTCGCTCCTGCGCCGGGCGAGCTCATCGCGT contains:
- the alc gene encoding allantoicase translates to MTAPIPRFTGDAAPYGGGDPYADYRTADLPFTHLVDLADRRLGGSVVAANDEFFAERENLLRPEAPHFDPAAFGHKGKVMDGWETRRRRGACADTPHPAEDDHDWALIRLGAPGVVHGIVVDTAHFRGNYPQAVSVEATAVEGAPSPEELLADDVVWTELVPRTRIGGHAANGFPVSAGRRFTHLRLKQHPDGGIARLRVHGEVAPDPAWLTALGTFDLVALEHGGAAEDASDRFYSPPANSIQPGRSHKMDEGWETRRRRDNGHDWVRYRLAAQGAIRAVEIDTGCYKGNAPGWAALYGLDATSGADPADHTSPAWTELLPRTRLQPDTVHRFVLDSAPPVTHVRIDIYPDGGVARLRLHGTLTEHGAQRLATRHAELSG
- the allB gene encoding allantoinase AllB, with translation MAEARRVSVPDVELVLRSARVVTPDGLGAAAVSVADGRIVAVGPYDTPDPDGARVEDLGDDVLLPGLVDTHVHVNDPGRTAWEGFGSATRAAAAGGVTTLIDMPLNSIPPTTSVQALEVKRAVARRSAHVDIGFWGGAVPGNAPDLEPLHHAGVLGFKAFLLPSGVDEFPQLAPDQLETALREIAGFGGLLIVHAEDPHLIDDAPPPAGPRYADFLASRPRAAENEAIAGLIALARALDARVHVLHLSSADALPLIADARREGVRITVETCPHFLTLTAEEVPDGATEFKCCPPIREAANQDALWAGLAAGQIDCVVSDHSPCTADLKVGDFGRAWGGISSLQLGLPAVWTAARRRGHTLHDVARWMSTGPAALVGLGRKGAIEAGRDADFAVLAPDETFTVDPAALHHRNQVTAYAGRTLYGVVRSTWLRGRKITDHGAIAERGAASEPTGRLLERQPRT